In a genomic window of Magnolia sinica isolate HGM2019 chromosome 16, MsV1, whole genome shotgun sequence:
- the LOC131228888 gene encoding WD repeat-containing protein PCN-like, with protein sequence METLQIYRNATVEWKPSPVVALATSIDASQVAAAREDGSLEIWLVSPGSVGWHCQLTIQGNPDSRVSSLVWCRPNSKSTAPTGRLFSSSIDGSVSEWDLFLLKQKLVLDSIGVSIWQMAIEPFDDSKVVSNGFANDKADTQSMSQSADCDVNGPG encoded by the exons ATGGAAACCCTCCAAATTTACAGAAACGCCACTGTGGAATGGAAACCCTCTCCGGTCGTAGCCCTCGCCACCAGCATCGACGCCTCCCAGGTCGCCGCGGCACGAGAAGACGGCTCGCTGGAGATCTGGCTCGTCTCTCCCGGCTCCGTCGGCTGGCACTGCCAGCtg ACTATCCAAGGAAACCCCGACTCCAGAGTATCTTCTCTCGTCTGGTGCCGCCCGAACTCGAAATCCACGGCTCCGACTGGCCGGTTGTTTTCTTCCAGCATCGACGGGTCAGTTTCGGAATGGGATCTTTTCTTGCTGAAGCAGAAG ttggTATTGGATTCGATTGGGGTGTCTATCTGGCAGATGGCGATTGAGCCTTTTGACGATTCAAAGGTCGTCAGTAATGGGTTTGCGAATGATAAAGCTGATACACAATCCATGTCTCAAAGTGCGGATTGTGATGTCAACGGTCCAGGTTAG